One genomic region from Nymphaea colorata isolate Beijing-Zhang1983 chromosome 10, ASM883128v2, whole genome shotgun sequence encodes:
- the LOC126410431 gene encoding uncharacterized protein LOC126410431 yields the protein MAEAMGTQKDAVLDTGSASKTENVPLQVTSIRLTKDNYLSWSAALEIGITSRGRLSYITGDKPAPIKSDPQWATWALEDSQVKVWIISSVSSDIQPLILRKPTSFDMWTVLAKMYGRKKRHLRTYQIKRSIYSLTQGDLSVAAFYAALKTKWEELDYHVTDEWTCGSDHSLYWEKEWMDRTFLFLGGLRDEFESIRSQILNGDEIPGIEEVYARVESEEQRRQVMHLDTGHGPSAFVSRASGTGQRPARHCTHCHKLGHSVDFCWDLHPEKRLVRGRPPSGKRSPSVSDSSQSNSSSGAKSKLSPAQLKELQAYISRLSTTPEESSTSEGAQLAQALVASTDQGLGDGEEDWDWFGY from the exons atggcagaagcgatggggactcaaaaagatgccgttcttgacacgggcagcgcctccaagactgagaacgtgccgctccaggtcacctccatccgtctgaccaaggacaattacctatcttggtctgctgctctcgagattgggattactagccgtgggcgtctctcttacatcactggcgacaaacctgcgcccatcaaatctgatcctcaatgggcgacgtgggcgttggaggacagccaagtgaaggtgtggattatcagctccgtgtcatccgatattcagcccctcattctgcggaagccgacctcttttgatatgtggactgtgcttgcaaagatgtatggtcgcaagaagagacatttgcgcacctatcagattaaacgcagtatttactctctgacacagggtgatttgtctgttgctgccttctatgctgccctgaagaccaagtgGGAGGagttagattatcatgtgactgatgagtggacatgcggttcagatcattccctctactgggaaaaggaatggatggaccgtacgtttctgtttctgggaggcctgcgggatgaatttgagtctattcgtagccagattcttaatggtgatgagattccggggatagaggaagtatatgctcgtgttgaatctgaagaacaacgtcgccaagtgatgcatcttgacaccggtcatggcccttctgcctttgtcagccgtgcctcagggactgggcagcgtcctgcccgacattgcactcattgccacaagttggggcattcggtggatttctgttgggatcttcatcccgagaagagactggtcagaggtcgtcctccctctggcaagcgtagcccttctgtgtctgattccagtcagagcaattcttctagtggtgcaaagtccaagttgtcccctgctcaactcaaggagctacaggcgtacatcagccgtctatctactacccctgaggagtcctccacgtctgaaggggctcagctagcccaagctctcgttgcctcgactgatcaag gacttggtgacggggaagaagattgggattggttcggttactga